From Cheilinus undulatus linkage group 17, ASM1832078v1, whole genome shotgun sequence, one genomic window encodes:
- the LOC121525212 gene encoding uncharacterized protein LOC121525212: MECGEGRGEGREGRVRNWVTDHQGKGTKRIRKSNSDRSDSEGEGYEQQKNNRNISSKYDSIPKQLSHSGSPNIYKLLPKTQNIGTLTRLTLGTKDVTKLNKTILLVGETGSGKSTLINSLVNYAMGVEWEDNVWFDIIEEKKSQPENPEEKDDQSKSQTSDVVVYEIFGFEDRTLPYSLTVIDTPGYGDTRGTECDDIVSERLLDLFGSEDGVHEITAVGLVLKATENRVSDRQRYIYDSVLSVFGKNMENNIIALITHSNGKKPKNVLTAIEAAKIMCARDDRKQPIYFQFDNCQNEDRDEDEEDPDHASETTKKGMRQFTEFLGRTEPRKLQVTVTVLEERKRLQACIGNLQERVKFIEEKQNAMKKNKEAIDSLEKDMKTKKDIKVEIEEVYKEKEKFAGGRKWYALWWNSVGSVCCERCEENCHPDCNWYHFVGDCHVFENNKCTVCTNKCDVKHHVKAEWWYVQKKKTVQRTPDEILEEIKKKHAECKDLKSVLEKLKKEEEDLQKEKDKLLEDSFQHIVRLEQIALKVDSLSILVHLDLLIKKMEEKGNTEKIMKLKEMRDRVDEGMEKGMQYKRGTAGEKEKTAGKQ; the protein is encoded by the coding sequence gAACATCTCATCCAAATATGACTCCATCCCCAAACAGCTGAGCCATTCAGGATCTCCAAACATCTACAAGCTTCTACCAAAGACACAGAATATTGGAACCCTGACTAGACTGACCTTAGGAACAAAAGATGTGACCAAGTTGAACAAAACCATCTTACTGGTTGGTGAAACAGGATCAGGAAAGTCTACTCTGATCAACTCTCTGGTCAACTACGCCATGGGAGTGGAGTGGGAGGACAACGTCTGGTTTGACATcatagaggagaaaaaaagtcaaccTGAAAATCCAGAGGAAAAGGATGATCAGTCCAAAAGTCAGACATCAGACGTGGTCGTGTACGAGATCTTTGGTTTCGAAGATAGAACTCTGCCCTACTCTCTGACCGTCATCGATACTCCAGGATACGGAGACACCAGAGGGACTGAATGTGATGACATTGTTAGTGAAAGACTGCTCGACCTGTTTGGTTCAGAGGATGGAGTCCATGAGATCACTGCTGTGGGTCTGGTCCTGAAAGCTACTGAGAATCGAGTCAGTGACAGACAAAGGTACATCTATGACTCAGTGCTGTCTGTGTTtggaaaaaacatggaaaacaacaTCATTGCCCTCATCACTCACTCAAACggtaaaaaacccaaaaacgtTCTGACGGCCATCGAGGCAGCAAAGATAATGTGTGCCAGAGATGACAGGAAACAGCCGATCTACTTCCAGTTTGATAACTGCCAGAATGAAGACAGagatgaggatgaagaagacCCTGATCATGCATCTGAAACAACCAAGAAAGGAATGAGACAGTTCACAGAATTTTTAGGAAGAACTGAACCTCGGAAGCTGCAGGTTACAGTAACTGTTCttgaggagagaaagaggctACAAGCCTGCATTGGAAATCTGCAAGAACGAGTGAAGTTCATTGAGGAAAAACAGAACGCGATGAAGAAGAACAAGGAAGCTATAGATAGTCTGGAAAAAGATATGAAGACCAAGAAGGACATCAAGGTGGAGATTGAGGAAGTctacaaagagaaagaaaagtttGCAGGTGGGAGGAAGTGGTACGCATTGTGGTGGAATAGCGTAGGATCTGTGTGCTGTGAACGGTGTGAGGAGAACTGCCACCCTGATTGCAATTGGTACCACTTTGTGGGCGACTGTCATGTCTTTGAAAACAACAAGTGCACTGTATGCACCAACAAGTGTGACGTAAAACATCATGTGAAAGCAGAGTGGTGGTatgtgcaaaagaaaaaaacagtccagCGTACCCCTGATGAAATActggaagaaataaaaaagaagcatGCAGAATGCAAGGATTTGAAAAGTGTGTTGGAAAAACttaagaaggaggaggaagacctTCAGAAAGAAAAGGACAAGTTGTTAGAAGATTCCTTCCAGCATATTGTCAGGCTGGAGCAGATCGCTCTGAAAGTCGACTCCTTGTCCATCCTTGTCCACTTGGACCTCCTGATTaagaaaatggaggagaaaggAAACACTGAGAAGATCATGAAACTGAAGGAGATGAGAGATCGAGTAGATGAAGGAATGGAGAAGGGAATGCAGTACAAAAGAGGAACGGCTGGGGAAAAGGAGAAAACTGCaggaaagcagtga
- the LOC121525465 gene encoding drebrin-like protein B: MAVNLSKNGAALMAAYKEVVDGRSDTNWALFTYEGNSNDIRLAEKGEGGLEEMVEELNSGKVMYAFCRVQDPNSGLPKYVLVNWTGEGVKDSRKGICANHVSSMANFLKGAHVTINARGEEDVEPESILAKVAKASGANFNFHKQTQGYKEAPRGPVGSVYRKVNAVEEIQQTKKDDFWSKAQRDEEERRQEESERAELERQQRERERMELEKKLAKERERKATERALQIEQNQLYQRQREEEEEREREQQRQNQQEKENIKTGINSAASVQKANEAKTLISQRSFNPRDIFKQREQSFEAKDRPSPAASRPGKLQSPFFNQKSFENESPVRSWSPPAPAAVPVLPMSPPSPAEPSSPVRSESPARSYSPTPGAIRVLPMSPSSPVPPASPELSHSPTPAGVRVLPVTPQSPEAPASPVLSYSPTPAGVRVLPVSPQSPFGPASPEPSHSAVSPTPPAGVYAEEEWSDEFDDDADEAPSAETPSQDDLYEAPQSAVADEDLYEDVYQGPPAADGPDIRARAIYDYQAADDTEITFDPDDIITGIEMVDEGWWRGYGPDGHYGMFPANYVELL; encoded by the exons ATGGCGGTGAACTTGAGTAAGAACGGCGCCGCTCTCATGGCCGCCTACAAAGAGGTGGTGGACGGCAGGTCGGACACAAACTG GGCGCTCTTCACATATGAGGGGAACAGTAATGACATCCGCCTGGCAGAGAAAGGAG AGGGTGGGCTGGAGGAGATGGTGGAGGAGCTGAACAGTGGAAAGGTGATGTACGCTTTCTGTCGAGTTCAGGACCCCAACTCCGGTCTGCCCAAATACGTCCTGGTAAACTGG ACAGGTGAAGGTGTGAAAGACTCCAGAAAAGGAATCTGTGCCAACCACGTGAGCTCCATGGCTAACTTCCTCAAG GGAGCTCACGTGACGATAAACGCTCGTGGAGAAGAAGACGTGGAACCTGAGAGCATCCTGGCTAAAGTGGCGAAGGCGTCCGGAGCCAACTTCAACTTCCACAAACAGACGCAGGGATACAAAGAGGCTCCACGGGGACCAGTG GGCTCTGTGTATCGAAAAGTCAACGCCGTGGAGGAAATTCAACAAACCAAAAAAGATGACTTCTGGTCCAAAGCTCAG AGGGACGAGGAGGAGCGGCGGCAGGAGGAGAGCGAGCGGGCGGAGCTGGAgaggcagcagagagagagggagaggatggAGCTGGAGAAGAAGCTGgcgaaggagagggagaggaaggcGACGGAGAGAGCTCTGCAGATCGAACAGAACCA gctttatcagaggcagagggaggaagaggaggagcgagagagggagcagcagaGACAG AACcagcaggaaaaagaaaacataaagacGGGAATCAACTCTGCAGCATCTGTGCAGAAAGCTAAC GAGGCGAAGACGCTGATTTCTCAGAGGTCGTTTAATCCCAGAGACATCTTTAAGCAGAGGGAGCAGAGCTTTGAGGCCAAGGACAGACCGTCTCCTGCTGCGTCCAGACCAG GGAAGCTGCAGAGTCCCTTTTTCAACCAGAAATCCTTTGAGAACGAGTCTCCGGTGAGATCGTGGTCTCCTCCAGCCCCGGCAGCGGTCCCCGTCCTCCCCATGTCCCCTCCGTCTCCGGCTGAGCCGTCCTCACCTGTGCGGTCCGAGTCACCTGCTCGGTCGTACTCACCTACTCCAGGAGCGATCAGGGTCCTTCCGATGAGCCCCTCGTCTCCAGTCCCACCCGCATCACCTGAGCTGTCTCACTCTCCCACTCCAGCAGGGGTCAGGGTCCTCCCGGTGACCCCGCAGTCTCCAGAAGCACCTGCGTCACCTGTGCTGTCTTACTCACCTACTCCAGCAGGGGTCCGGGTCCTCCCGGTGTCCCCCCAGTCTCCATTTGGGCCTGCCTCACCTGAGCCGTCCCACTCAGCTGTTTCCCCGACACCGCCGGCAG GTGTTTACGCAGAGGAGGAGTGGTctgatgagtttgatgatgATGCAGATGAAGCTCCTTCAG CGGAAACTCCATCTCAGGATGATCTGTACGAGGCGCCACAGTCAGCTGTGGCAGATGAGGACCTGTATGAAGACGTGTACCAGGGCCCGCCTGCT GCTGATGGACCAGACATCCGGGCCAGAGCCATATACGACTACCAGGCTG CTGACGACACCGAGATAACCTTTGACCCTGATGACATCATAACGGGGATAGAGATGGTGGACGAGGGCTGGTGGAGAGGGTACGGACCAGACGGACACTACGGCATGTTCCCTGCTAACTATGTGGAGCTCCTCTAG